The proteins below come from a single Rhizobium tropici CIAT 899 genomic window:
- a CDS encoding DUF58 domain-containing protein, with product MASIGQTVRPTSGNDALSRARSRAALVPDCLVEAKRIANTVIAGWHGRRKRGIGENFWQFRPYTEGESLSRIDWRRSARDDHTYIRDHEWEAAHTIWLWADLSPSMMYKSTYGHVSKEGRALVIMLALAEILSRSGERIGCPGIMEPVSTRNAAERLAAALMHTPLEGGLPQTAMIRGWSDIVLIGDFLDDADSVMGRIGPLARRGLRGHVIEVADPAEELFPYSGRTEFSDPETGSKLIAGRAENLRDDYQRAYLARRENLGQSLRHLGWTFVSHRTDRLASEALVAVHMYLSGMPARVASGGQP from the coding sequence GTGGCATCCATCGGACAGACCGTCAGACCGACCTCAGGCAATGATGCCCTCTCCCGAGCCCGTAGTCGTGCCGCCCTCGTGCCGGATTGCCTCGTCGAAGCCAAGCGCATCGCCAACACGGTCATTGCCGGATGGCACGGCCGGCGCAAGCGCGGCATCGGCGAGAATTTCTGGCAGTTTCGCCCCTATACGGAAGGTGAAAGCCTGTCGCGCATCGACTGGCGCCGCTCGGCCCGCGACGATCATACCTATATCCGCGATCATGAATGGGAAGCCGCCCACACGATCTGGCTCTGGGCCGATCTCTCGCCATCCATGATGTATAAATCGACCTACGGCCATGTGTCCAAGGAGGGTCGCGCGCTCGTCATCATGCTGGCGCTGGCGGAAATCCTCTCCCGTTCCGGCGAACGGATAGGCTGCCCCGGCATCATGGAGCCGGTTTCGACCCGCAATGCAGCCGAGCGCCTGGCCGCAGCGCTGATGCATACGCCGCTCGAAGGCGGCCTGCCGCAGACGGCAATGATCCGCGGCTGGAGCGATATCGTGCTGATCGGCGATTTTCTCGACGATGCCGATAGCGTCATGGGCAGGATCGGGCCGCTGGCCCGTCGTGGCTTGCGCGGCCATGTGATCGAGGTTGCCGACCCCGCCGAAGAACTCTTTCCCTATAGCGGACGCACCGAGTTCAGCGATCCAGAAACGGGCTCGAAGCTGATCGCCGGCCGCGCGGAAAACCTGCGTGACGATTATCAGCGCGCCTATCTCGCGCGGCGCGAAAATCTCGGCCAGTCGCTCCGCCATCTCGGCTGGACCTTCGTCAGCCACCGCACCGACCGGCTGGCTTCCGAAGCTCTGGTCGCCGTGCATATGTATCTCTCAGGCATGCCCGCGAGGGTCGCGTCAGGAGGCCAGCCTTGA